AAATGGCTACTCCACTGAATTACTGACATAAAGTCAGTAACATAAAGTTGTGATGGGTAGTACAGCTCAGAATGTGAAATCAGTTGCATGTCCTCCCATCATGTAACTCTGCTTTGTAAAGTCTGGGAAAATACAGAGTTACAAAAAAGGCACATGGGGTCGAAAATACATGGACCAATACCAGACAGAGAGTACCTACAAAATATGCTGTTTGTTGCTTTGAGGGTAATGTGGAATACAGTGGGTTTGGGAGAAGTCTGGAGACATCTTGGCCcctttgattttaaattgtatctcTGGAGAGACACGCAATTTATTCAAAGTGAAATATTAAATTGCTGTAGTTCCCTTTCAAGGGTTAATAGAAAAGTACACAGGTGTTATTCTACTTTAAATCAGCCTCAATTACAGCCCATAAGATCACTGCCTACATGTAAACACAGTCTCAGATTTGACTTTGACTATAGTGCACACTAGTTTGATGTTGGTACTATTTATCAAGCTCATATTAAGACAATGTTCCatcaaatgtgtttgaatgatGTGTGACAAGGTAACATATTTTTACTTCTCACACTGGCTTGTATTCATAATTTAAGtgcctgttggcaacacagtcGTGTTGGGTATTATCACTGTACATACTGACATCCATTCCCTATCCATATACAtcttattaatatatatacgtatatattgTTGACACCACCATTATCAAGTTAGACTATTAGTGTGCTTCGATATTACATCACAGGTTCATCAAATGTCTTTGAATAGCAGAACCAGCTGGTAAGTCAGCATCCCTTTTTGTCATTCAAACATCTGATGCAACCATGTgagaaaaaagcatcaactTCTCAAGTGAAGTGATGCTCGGACTTCCCAAAGACCTCAGTGATCAATGATCTTTCAGCacaattcaaacacacacaaatacaaacacgcACATTGTCTAAATGAGATAACACTTCTGCCACTCACGCTCAAATATGTTGTGCTTTAGGTCTGTACTTTCCAGATCAATCAGAGAGCTAGAACCCAAGCTTTAaagagaagaagtagaagaTGAGACAGACATTATGGCCACAGTGAAGGCAATTCACCCAAAATCTTAACACATTCTACAGTTAACTGTAAAATATTGGAAAGAAGCATTTTTCTGAACTGGAAGTGTACCACTTAAATTTACAGAACCTCATCAATTATTATCAAAAGTGATGGTaacatgtcttcatttcttTGAGAGGCTAACAAGTCACAGAAcacattaaatacaattatgtgtAAACAAGATGCTAAGATGTGTTTCCATCTTTAGCCTCAGTCACTCATCTTATCGGTATGTAATTAACCAAAGAAGGGGAGAAGAGAGGTTTGCTCTCTGCTGATAGACACACGGAAATATAAGGGAACAAAAAGCGCAGTTACTCCTTGCCCTGATGCTTCGACTGGCAGCAGACACAGTGACAGATACAAGACACAGATGTAGAGCAAATAGTGAGACAGATGCGAGTACTCAGATGCCTGTCTTTtgacaacaacaatgacaatCACATTGGAAAAcctggaaaaagcaacaaaaaacgtGGTCGCTGGTTATCACTGCATGTTTTAGAGCCCATGTACTTCAACTGAGGCTAACAGACTTCCTTTTACATTGTCCAGTTGGTCATGCATCAACCCAAAAATGTACCAGTTTTCCCAAAGGAGGGCATGTGAAGGGGCGTCCAATGGAGAAGGGCAGCCTGAGGCTGGGAGGGAGTAGTGGCATCAACATTATATGTGACAAATCTGAAGAAATGcggaaaaaaagagtcatatGCAGGATGGAATCCAGTAGAAGAAGGGGGGTTATTACACAGTTTATGAGACAGGACATGTGTTGGGGCTGCCACTGCGTCTCGCATAGCCGAGGGATCAGGGAAGGATTGCGATTCATTTGGCTTTGATTTCCGTGTAGTTGCTGCCATCATCCCCCCTCCCTGAGGCCCCCTCCCTGGATCTGGCCCCGATAAACTCCAGGGCAGCGTAATTCAGCTCTTGCCTCTCCAGTCCTGCCATGGAGCCCACAGGTTGATAATCCCCGTCGTCTCCCTGCAGACAGAAGGACCAATCAGCGGCACAAATGACTTGCAAGATGCCGGTGGCACCTCAGATGTCAGAAGAATACGACGGACgacataaagaaaaaatgttagTGGTTACTGGTCAACAACTGACAGGGAGACGGAGATGTTTCCTGTTAGTTTGGCAATTTGTGTTAGCAATGAGGCAGCCATGCAGAAGGCAGTTTCGAAAACAAACGGCAGTGTACAGAACACAGAAGCTGATATGCGAGGAGATGCATCTGTCACTGAggcttgtgttttttaatgggGATTTGTTTAGGAACCTTACCGTAGTCTCCTCTAGAATGGAGTTAAACTTTGAGCCCAACAGCTCTGTCTTAAGCTGTGCGAGAGTTaggggagagaaaaacagacagaaaaacgcAGAGAAGCGATGAAAGCAAGAGAAAACAGTGTCTGGAAAGGTCATGGTTGGAGCCACTGGACTGCTAGTGGGAGAGACTCCTATTCCTTCATTTTCAGAAGTCAAAATGGGGTCTTATAATTTATAACTTGTTGCATTACACAAAACTGTAACCCCAAACAATCTGAGAATGGTCATCCAAACCATCcatcataatcataatcattGACATCAGCATGTCTCACCACTTTCTTCCTCAGATTTTGTTTGTCCTTCTTGACTGCGCTGTAGTACAAAGCTGGGTTCTCCAGGACCACGTCCTGCCTAGGGTTGCCATTCTCTCTGGGGGACGGAGTCACATAATCAGACTCGGTCTCGACTGCCACTAACGCAGGGCGACACGCCAAGCCTGGGCatccattttaaaacaacaagctCTGTAAGGTTAAGCTGGAGGCCAACTGTGGGTGTGAGGTGACGTGGTTATTTTATGGGTTTAGTCGCTGAGCTAACACCCACTTCAGGGGTGATTTGTCAGAGAAAGCGTGCAAATTGGTGGGGTCCAAACATGCTTTGAGACTAAAATAAAGCATCTTTGTTAAGAGGACTGCCTGGGTTTTAATTTAGCATAGCAGGTCAATGATACAGAAGCAGTGTCAGAGCAGGGACTCAAAATATAAGGTTATTCCAGCTTGCTGACCCACTCCCCAAGGCAGCCAATGTGGATCTCCAGGGATTTCAACGAGGGGAATTGTCATGGCAAAAAAACTGCTAAATTGCTCTGGATAAATGATTATCACGTCCACATCAATCCCACATCCACTCATATACAATGTGCATCAATGTGTTTTAGAATGGATGACAAGGCTCAAGTGTTTCCTTGGATTTTAGAAAATGCTTAGTGAGGAAAACGACTATTTCTGCCTCGCATTGGCCTCTCCATTAGTTTGTCATTTATACTCACTTCTTGTTGTTGTGGCCAACGTATCTCACTGCTGCAATGATGAAGGCTATGACCGCCACTCCTCCAATGGTGCCAACTATTACTGCCATCATGtacttttctaaaaacaaaggttgatcaaattttaaaaaacaagggTTTACAAGTTAATTATTGATTAACATAATGCACTACAGAGAAAAACTCTGCAAGAAGGCACACTATAAGGACAAGAAGAGCATAGGAAAGAGGAAGATGCCATTTTGTACCTCCAATATGTTATAAAATACCTACCAAACATTAAGGGATGGACTTAATAGGATTGCAACTATTTAAGGAGAGAAGCTCTTTGTTTTTCCAATGAGAAGACAAGCGGTAggaagaaataagaaaataattctaattctaatgttctaaaaacacaaacatccatTTACAATGTCCATCAATGTCCATCTTTTATGACGAGATAAATTAAAGGATAATTTAAAGGATGAGGCGGAAATTAATCATATTTGAATGAATCCCAGGTAATGTGTAAAAGTGAAAATTAGCACATTCCTATGATGTTTTTGaacatgttgcatttttacTTGACTTACTTTTAGTCTCACTTTAATTACTTTGGTAGCAAAACCAGGTGAAAACCAGCGTGGGCTCGCTGCCCTAGCTTGCCAAGAGAGACACTCTCTCCATTGGAAACAGTGACCTTTTTCTGCATAATGTCGACTAGTGCATTTTGGTGTTAACGccctttttgtctgtctctaaaTACTCCACTACTGTCATCCATCCATAAGGagcaatttttaaaaacaaactatgtAGTTTAATTTCCTAATACAGAAATAGAAAAGACCATTCTAAAGGCATAATACAGTATTCCCTTAAACAGCTGGGCACTGGAGTTTTTTGTAAACTTTAATCAAACAGAAGGAAATTCATTTGTGGGGGACTATTTTCTGCTGTGGATCAATACACAATTAATTAACTTATGACAGCAggacagtgtatatatataaacaaacttGTTAATAGGATCAATTTACAGTGGggtttggtcttttcatgggctCTGTtgacataaagaaagaaataaaataccaaCAGActtactgcaaaataaaaatcacaagtTATCTGTTTTGGTGTCCAGTTAGTCTCAACTCACTCTCCTGTTGTAGCTCCAGGTGTATGCTCTCTCTCCCGTACATGTTGTAGATGCTGCAGTGGACGTTGACGGCAGGGCCGCCATTGTCAACCCGCTCGCCTTTCTCCCGTAGCTTGATCATACCCGTGGAagtgtgtccgtctgtgtgcGTGTAGAAGTTGTACCGGCCGTCTGTTTCGTTGATGGTGATGTTTAGGTCGGGCAGGTAGAACTCGATGGTGGGCTCTGGGTTTCCTGTGGCGATGCAGACACACTGGACACCCTCCCTCACCACTGTGCACTTTGACTCCTCCAGAAGAACCGGGGCATCTATTGAAGGAGGCAACAGAGTTAAAGAGCTACAATAACAGCattgaatatgaatatgtgaatatgaaaaattataaaacatgCTTAAACAACAATTTTGCatattttgtctctgttttgttatgtattgtttattgttattattgttaaatatgtatgtatgtttgtatgtatacaCCCAAATTGCATGTGGTTCCATAATTGTGGCAATAAACTtgctttctgattctgatattttGGTGTAGACGAgagaattatttttctttttaacgatttaaagaaaaaactaattctaAATAGAAAtaggagtgtttttttctgtgagcATCTTacttcaaaaatgttgaaacaaGATCTTTAGAAATGTATATTACAGATTAGAGCCCGCCCGATTTTTTAGGAAGATGTCgataaaaacatttatgaatatggtgatttaaaaatcccatattccgatatatcggccgatacatatattttttttcaacagttattttaagttatttatcagtcctcactaaaataatatgataatgcagtttaaaatttaattttaaaatttttattttcacaacaaaacagaggaacatcaaaatatattaaagttctgatgaacaaaatgtataaaaatacaaatttaagatatGGAACTTAAAGGGTTAAGCAGGAGTGTTGGGGACAAGGAGGTTgcagagtgccctctggtggaaaCACTTTGCAATGCCAAAACTCATAATATAGTTGAAGggtttttctttagtttttttaaatattaatttattggTCATTATAAATTCCGGTACcgatagtttggaaaatgcctaatatcagccCGTCCATATATCAATCTGGCTCTGTTCCAGAGGATCCATGTATTGCTATTGCCTATGATCCTTTTGATCTGCAGATCATTATCATTCTATGTCCTAGCTACTTTTTACACTACTGTCGTGAAGGAGGTAAAGCACTCACACTCAACAGTGATGTTGAAGGAGCTACTGGCTCTTCCGTGCTCGTTCTCGGCCAGGCAGCGGTACTGCCCGTCTCCCTGTGGTGTGATCTCTACGATCTCCAACACTGACAGCTCGTCAGCGGTGATTGTGCCCACCAGCTCCCCGTCCTTTAGCCAGGTGAGGGTCGGGGCCGGGCTGCCCTGGGTGCTACAGTGCAGGGCCAGCGAGGATCCCTCTAGTACCGTCATAGAGTCGTTCACAATCGGCTCGCGGGGAGGGTCTGAAAAATAATGTAGAGaaattttagatttgttttctaatttagattttggaaaatattcTGTTATCACATACAATTTACAAAGTACAGTTAGACtagaaaaataaactttttgcTTGTGACCATGCCATTGCTTTTTAAGTTGATATTGGAAACTTGTGAGTAAAAGTAGCTTATTTCCTGTACACAAGCAGCAGTTACAGTGAAACATTATCATTCCTTTTGGAGTTGTGTATCCAAGaatgttttgaagtttttttcatTGAAGACGCTTTTGTGTTTAAACCAATTGTGACTGAATCCAGGCTGAGAAAAGTTTCCGTACGTAAGAGCAACATTGTAAGCTTACAGAGGATGAGTATTTGATACTCAAACCATTTTCAGTAGACTattcctttattgtgttgacAGGAGAATTCAAGCTAATTGTACAATCCaaactcattttaaataatCCCCTAAACTTTTAAATGCAACGTCACTTGCTGAGTCCTGATTCCTTACTACATATAAATTGAACGTACAAAATGCTGGAATCGGGACACACAGCAACTATCTCAGAGACTTACACTTAACAGCCAGGTACAGTGAAGTGTTCATGGTGCCGTAGCCATTGTCCCCAACACAGGTGTAGATTCCCTCCTGTGCAGGCGTCAGATCATCCAAGGTTAGGGAGACGTTGGACGCTGTGTCCCACAGCAGCTCCTGGTCTCCAAACATCCAGGAAATCCTGGGAGGAGGGTTACTCTCCACCTCGCAGTGCAGCATCACAGAGCTGCCCTCCATCACCTCAGAGGACACGTTCACCCAAACAGAAAGTGGAGCATCTGGGACGAAAGGTAAGACAAAGAATCTGTGCCTGagaaaaactcatttttaaatGCCTCTTCAAGTGAGAATGGCTGGCCGCTGAAACAGATTTCGCAGCATGTAGGacagcaatgtaaatgtaaatgtgctgtatttatatagcgcttttccagacttaacaactgctcaaagcgcttttacatctacaggaaacattcaccattcacacacattcatacactgtggctggggctgccgtacaaggtgccacctgctcatcagataaacattcacacacattcatactccgatgcgcagcaccgggggcaactcggggttcagtgtcttgcccaaggacacttcgtgGGACTGCAGGGGCggtcgaaccaccaaccttccgattggcaggcaaccgctctaccactgagccacagccgccccaatgtgtgcatgcataacAAAAACCCTAAAGAGGATATGTTTGAGTTTTGGAAACTTCTTTTACATTTGCCTGAAATACACTAAAGAATGAAATCAGCTTAATAGGAATCATAATGGCCGTCATGTATGGCAGGTTAGACACAACAATCCCTTTAAGGCTATTGATAGAGGAGGAAAAGCATGGTTATTACTTCATGTCCCTATGGTGTGAGGTGCCTTTTAACTTACACTTGACATCCAGAGAGATGAGCCTCTCATAGACCAGTGTGGTGTTGGGGTAGTAGACCCTGCAGCCCAGGAGCTGCCCGTTGTGCATGGGTCTTGGTGTGAAGGTGAGGGTGCTGGAGAGTACCGCCGTGTTGCTCTCTTCCAGGGAGTCAGTGCTGAACTCTGGGTCAGGCAGGTAGTCAGTGTACATCCACTGGATCTCTGGAGACATGTCGGGGCAGTTGTCTGGAGCGTAGCATGTCAGCTCTAAACTCTCATCGCTGACAATCTCCTCTGGGACATCAATGTTGGGTTGATCTGGTGGACAGGAATAGAAAGACTTTACTGGattacttaataataataagattaaCTTTATGTGTAAAGCAGTATTTAATCTCCATGCAGAGATCATAAACCCTGTTTTCACATGGTTTTAACATCTCTTCTAAGTAACCTGATCACAGATGGACCGCTCTACAGTTCAGGTGAGAACGCACCCAGGATAGGAGGCGTTTTAATATTTCCCTCTGATCAGTGACTTACCCAGAACTTTGAGCTCAGAGAAGTCTGGGTACGTATACATGTTGGCTCCGCCAAGGTCAGCACGAAAGTAGTATCTCCCTGAGTGCTCTGTGCCGATGTTGTTGATGAGCAGAGTGCAGTTCCTCTGGTGCAGGTCACCCAGGAGCTTGGTCCGGCCTTTGTAGCTCTCGTGCACGACGTCTGTGCGTGAtttgaagacaacaggagggaagAGTTGAGGGTACGGCTGGCCAAAATACCAAATACCGTGAGTGCCACGGTACGGCCTGATACCAGACGGATACATGAAGGTGCACGGAATGACCACACAGGAGTTGGTCATGGCTGAGATGTCCCGAGGTACCCAAACATTCCACTGGCAGCTGGCATCTGAGAGAAGATCAGAGACAGTCAtgtaatgtaactaagtactaGTTACATTGATTAAGTACTGTAtgcaagtacaaatttgaggttaTTGtcctttacttgagtcttttcgtttcatgccactttctacttctacaaaactacatttcagagagaaatattgtactttttacttcactagattaatctgacagcttatttattactttacaaattaatattttttacaaaaaatattaattatatat
The genomic region above belongs to Etheostoma cragini isolate CJK2018 chromosome 6, CSU_Ecrag_1.0, whole genome shotgun sequence and contains:
- the mag gene encoding myelin-associated glycoprotein isoform X5, producing the protein MWFLKLLLPLVLIINDASCQWNVWVPRDISAMTNSCVVIPCTFMYPSGIRPYRGTHGIWYFGQPYPQLFPPVVFKSRTDVVHESYKGRTKLLGDLHQRNCTLLINNIGTEHSGRYYFRADLGGANMYTYPDFSELKVLDQPNIDVPEEIVSDESLELTCYAPDNCPDMSPEIQWMYTDYLPDPEFSTDSLEESNTAVLSSTLTFTPRPMHNGQLLGCRVYYPNTTLVYERLISLDVKYAPLSVWVNVSSEVMEGSSVMLHCEVESNPPPRISWMFGDQELLWDTASNVSLTLDDLTPAQEGIYTCVGDNGYGTMNTSLYLAVKYPPREPIVNDSMTVLEGSSLALHCSTQGSPAPTLTWLKDGELVGTITADELSVLEIVEITPQGDGQYRCLAENEHGRASSSFNITVEYAPVLLEESKCTVVREGVQCVCIATGNPEPTIEFYLPDLNITINETDGRYNFYTHTDGHTSTGMIKLREKGERVDNGGPAVNVHCSIYNMYGRESIHLELQQEKKYMMAVIVGTIGGVAVIAFIIAAVRYVGHNNKK
- the mag gene encoding myelin-associated glycoprotein isoform X1; its protein translation is MWFLKLLLPLVLIINDASCQWNVWVPRDISAMTNSCVVIPCTFMYPSGIRPYRGTHGIWYFGQPYPQLFPPVVFKSRTDVVHESYKGRTKLLGDLHQRNCTLLINNIGTEHSGRYYFRADLGGANMYTYPDFSELKVLDQPNIDVPEEIVSDESLELTCYAPDNCPDMSPEIQWMYTDYLPDPEFSTDSLEESNTAVLSSTLTFTPRPMHNGQLLGCRVYYPNTTLVYERLISLDVKYAPLSVWVNVSSEVMEGSSVMLHCEVESNPPPRISWMFGDQELLWDTASNVSLTLDDLTPAQEGIYTCVGDNGYGTMNTSLYLAVKYPPREPIVNDSMTVLEGSSLALHCSTQGSPAPTLTWLKDGELVGTITADELSVLEIVEITPQGDGQYRCLAENEHGRASSSFNITVEYAPVLLEESKCTVVREGVQCVCIATGNPEPTIEFYLPDLNITINETDGRYNFYTHTDGHTSTGMIKLREKGERVDNGGPAVNVHCSIYNMYGRESIHLELQQEKKYMMAVIVGTIGGVAVIAFIIAAVRYVGHNNKKENGNPRQDVVLENPALYYSAVKKDKQNLRKKVLKTELLGSKFNSILEETTGDDGDYQPVGSMAGLERQELNYAALEFIGARSREGASGRGDDGSNYTEIKAK
- the mag gene encoding myelin-associated glycoprotein isoform X4 translates to MWFLKLLLPLVLIINDASCQWNVWVPRDISAMTNSCVVIPCTFMYPSGIRPYRGTHGIWYFGQPYPQLFPPVVFKSRTDVVHESYKGRTKLLGDLHQRNCTLLINNIGTEHSGRYYFRADLGGANMYTYPDFSELKVLDQPNIDVPEEIVSDESLELTCYAPDNCPDMSPEIQWMYTDYLPDPEFSTDSLEESNTAVLSSTLTFTPRPMHNGQLLGCRVYYPNTTLVYERLISLDVKYAPLSVWVNVSSEVMEGSSVMLHCEVESNPPPRISWMFGDQELLWDTASNVSLTLDDLTPAQEGIYTCVGDNGYGTMNTSLYLAVKYPPREPIVNDSMTVLEGSSLALHCSTQGSPAPTLTWLKDGELVGTITADELSVLEIVEITPQGDGQYRCLAENEHGRASSSFNITVEYAPVLLEESKCTVVREGVQCVCIATGNPEPTIEFYLPDLNITINETDGRYNFYTHTDGHTSTGMIKLREKGERVDNGGPAVNVHCSIYNMYGRESIHLELQQEKKYMMAVIVGTIGGVAVIAFIIAAVRYVGHNNKNLRQSCWAQSLTPF
- the mag gene encoding myelin-associated glycoprotein isoform X3 — its product is MWFLKLLLPLVLIINDASCQWNVWVPRDISAMTNSCVVIPCTFMYPSGIRPYRGTHGIWYFGQPYPQLFPPVVFKSRTDVVHESYKGRTKLLGDLHQRNCTLLINNIGTEHSGRYYFRADLGGANMYTYPDFSELKVLDQPNIDVPEEIVSDESLELTCYAPDNCPDMSPEIQWMYTDYLPDPEFSTDSLEESNTAVLSSTLTFTPRPMHNGQLLGCRVYYPNTTLVYERLISLDVKYAPLSVWVNVSSEVMEGSSVMLHCEVESNPPPRISWMFGDQELLWDTASNVSLTLDDLTPAQEGIYTCVGDNGYGTMNTSLYLAVKYPPREPIVNDSMTVLEGSSLALHCSTQGSPAPTLTWLKDGELVGTITADELSVLEIVEITPQGDGQYRCLAENEHGRASSSFNITVEYAPVLLEESKCTVVREGVQCVCIATGNPEPTIEFYLPDLNITINETDGRYNFYTHTDGHTSTGMIKLREKGERVDNGGPAVNVHCSIYNMYGRESIHLELQQEKKYMMAVIVGTIGGVAVIAFIIAAVRYVGHNNKKETTGIINLWAPWQDWRGKS
- the mag gene encoding myelin-associated glycoprotein isoform X2, with product MWFLKLLLPLVLIINDASCQWNVWVPRDISAMTNSCVVIPCTFMYPSGIRPYRGTHGIWYFGQPYPQLFPPVVFKSRTDVVHESYKGRTKLLGDLHQRNCTLLINNIGTEHSGRYYFRADLGGANMYTYPDFSELKVLDQPNIDVPEEIVSDESLELTCYAPDNCPDMSPEIQWMYTDYLPDPEFSTDSLEESNTAVLSSTLTFTPRPMHNGQLLGCRVYYPNTTLVYERLISLDVKYAPLSVWVNVSSEVMEGSSVMLHCEVESNPPPRISWMFGDQELLWDTASNVSLTLDDLTPAQEGIYTCVGDNGYGTMNTSLYLAVKYPPREPIVNDSMTVLEGSSLALHCSTQGSPAPTLTWLKDGELVGTITADELSVLEIVEITPQGDGQYRCLAENEHGRASSSFNITVEYAPVLLEESKCTVVREGVQCVCIATGNPEPTIEFYLPDLNITINETDGRYNFYTHTDGHTSTGMIKLREKGERVDNGGPAVNVHCSIYNMYGRESIHLELQQEKKYMMAVIVGTIGGVAVIAFIIAAVRYVGHNNKKENGNPRQDVVLENPALYYSAVKKDKQNLRKKVGDDGDYQPVGSMAGLERQELNYAALEFIGARSREGASGRGDDGSNYTEIKAK